A genomic region of Pyrus communis chromosome 14, drPyrComm1.1, whole genome shotgun sequence contains the following coding sequences:
- the LOC137714932 gene encoding nonsense-mediated mRNA decay factor SMG7, giving the protein MIPQMDNMSAPSSRERAQRLYDKILELENRRRRSAQARIPSDPNAWQQMRENYEAIILEDHAFSEQNNIEYALWQLHYKRIEELRAHFSAAMASTGSNTSQGVKGPIRPDRVTKIRLQFKTFLSEATGFYHDLIVKIRAKYGLPLGYFSEDSENRTVIDKDGKKGLISCHRCLIYLGDLARYKGLYGEGDSKTREYAAASSYYMQAASLWPSSGNPHHQLAILASYSGDELVAVYRYFRSLAVDSPFSTARDNLIVAFEKNRQSYSQLSGNTNASAVKELPARLAGKGRGKGETIPTSKGNNTEVSLLNERASSTQETYKAFCIRFVRLNGILFTRTSLETFAEVLTVVSSGLCELLSSGGEEMLNFGADAVENGLVIVRLISILIFTVHNVKKESEGQTYAEIVQRAVLLQNAFTAVFELMGHILERCVQLCDPSSSFLLPGILVFVEWLACCPDVAAGSDADEKQSSVRSKFWNVCISFFNSLSSTGPMLIDDDEDETCFNNMSRYEEGETENRLALWEDFELRGFIPLIPAQTILDFSRKHSFGSDGHKEKGARVKRILAAGKALANVVKVDQEAVYFDSKLKKFVVGFEPQVQNDTVPTSYLHMANGNDNLQENQVEGTISLGAAYPKPELSMEGDEEDEVIVFKPIVAEKRPDAVSTAWTAYDGLEPGKNASPGDQTVNVTYGSAALDNLHHQNAFRADLQIPVSFANGIPQHLQPIQLHGSKFSVDTGFGVGSQLPASITNTVPLNLQPVQSNSLNLAMEEEMSLANSLKSMGFMGNGHALKSEPVAVSGPYHHPVNGSTGGMFHSHTKAPENLLPYKVDATYGAIADGLTVKTSSALPTGIRKSPVSRPVRHLGPPPGFSRIPPKNANESIYSSDSMSESLVMDDYSWLDGYQMPSSTKANGLNDYVSYSSQYNPHRFTNSNSLSGTVNFPFPGKQGPPMQLPGETQKSWQDIQRLDDLKLHHEMQLQQQQQLVNGNQNLNPQPEQYQGQSLWTGHHFV; this is encoded by the exons ATGATTCCACAGATGGATAACATGTCTGCTCCTTCATCAAGGGAGCGTGCCCAACGCCTGTATGACAAG ATTCTTGAGTTGGAGAATAGGCGTCGGAGGTCTGCCCAAGCACGAATTCCATCAGATCCCAATGCCTGGCAACAGATGCGTGAGAATTATGAAGCAATAATTCTTGAGGATCATGCTTTTTCTGAGCAGAACAATATTGAGTATGCTTTATGGCAGTTACATTACAAGCGTATTGAGGAATTGCGAGCACACTTCAGTGCTGCTATGGCTTCTACAGGTTCAAACACATCTCAGGGTGTGAAGGGGCCAATTAGGCCTGATCGGGTTACAAAAATAAGACTGCAATTTAAAACATTCCTTTCAGAAGCAACTGGATTTTATCATGATTTAATAGTGAAGATCAGAGCAAAGTATGGGCTTCCTCTAGGTTATTTCTCTGAAGATTCTGAAAACCGGACTGTTATAGACAAGGATGGAAAGAAAGGTCTAATTTCATGCCACAGATGCTTGATATATTTGGGTGACCTTGCACGCTACAAAGGACTGTACGGGGAAGGGGACTCAAAAACTCGAGAGTATGCTGCAGCCTCAAGTTACTATATGCAAGCTGCATCTCTCTGGCCATCCAGTGGGAACCCCCATCATCAG CTTGCTATATTGGCTTCCTATTCGGGGGATGAGTTGGTGGCTGTTTATCGATATTTTCGTAGCCTGGCGGTGGATAGTCCCTTTTCAACTGCAAGAGATAACTTGATTGTTGCATTTGAGAAG aaTCGTCAGAGTTACTCTCAACTGTCTGGGAATACTAATGCTTCTGCAGTCAAAGAGTTGCCTGCACGGTTGGCAGGCAAAGGTAGAGGGAAAGGGGAAACAATACCCACATCTAAAGGTAACAATACCGAAGTGAGCCTGCTTAACGAAAGAGCATCCAGTACCCAGGAGACTTATAAGGCTTTTTGCATCCGTTTTGTCCGTCTAAATGGCATTCTTTTCACTCGTACTAG CCTGGAGACATTTGCAGAAGTTCTAACTGTGGTAAGCAGTGGCTTATGTGAGCTTCTGTCTTCTGGAGGAGAAGAGATGCTGAATTTTGGTGCAGATGCTGTTGAAAATGGACTTGTTATTGTTAGACTTATCTCCATATTGATATTCACAGTTCATAATGTGAAAAAGGAGAGCGAAGGTCAGACATATGCAGAAATTGTACAACGTGCTGTCCTGCTGCAGAATGCATTTACTGCTGTTTTTGAGTTGATGGGACACATCTTAGAGAGATGTGTGCAGTTGTGTGATCCTTCTTCAAGTTTCCTGTTACCAGGTATTTTGGTTTTTGTAGAATGGTTGGCATGCTGTCCTGATGTTGCAGCTGGAAGTGATGCAGACGAAAAACAGTCGTCTGTTAGATCCAAATTCTGGAATGTTTGCATATCCTTCTTCAATAGTCTCTCGTCTACTGGGCCAATGTTGAtagatgatgatgaagatgagaCTTGCTTTAATAACATGAGCAGATACGAAGAAGGTGAAACTGAAAACCGTCTTGCTCTGTGGGAGGATTTTGAGTTGAGAGGATTTATTCCACTAATTCCAGCACAAACAATATTGGACTTCTCAAGGAAGCATTCTTTTGGAAGTGATGGCCATAAGGAAAAAGGGGCCCGTGTTAAGAGGATTCTGGCAGCAGGCAAAGCTCTTGCAAATGTGGTAAAGGTTGACCAGGAAGCAGTATATTTTGATTCGAAGTTAAAGAAATTTGTTGTCGGTTTTGAGCCTCAAGTGCAAAATGATACTGTTCCTACCTCCTATCTACATATGGCTAATGGAAATGATAATCTGCAAGAAAATCAAGTAGAGGGCACAATCAGTTTGGGAGCTGCATATCCAAAGCCAGAGTTATCCATGGAAGGGGATGAGGAAGATGAAGTAATAGTCTTTAAGCCAATAGTGGCTGAGAAGCGACCTGATGCAGTAAGCACCGCATGGACAGCCTATGATGGCCTAGAGCCTGGTAAAAATGCTTCTCCAGGTGATCAAACAGTTAATGTAACTTATGGTTCTGCCGCTTTGGATAATCTACACCATCAAAATGCCTTTAGGGCTGATTTACAAATACCTGTATCTTTTGCAAATGGTATACCCCAACATTTGCAACCAATCCAGTTACATGGTTCCAAGTTTTCAGTGGATACTGGTTTTGGTGTTGGTTCACAACTACCTGCATCAATTACCAATACTGTCCCCCTGAATTTGCAACCAGTTCAATCAAATTCTTTGAATCTCgcaatggaggaagaaatgTCTCTTGCTAATAGCTTGAAGAGTATGGGATTTATGGGGAATGGGCATGCACTAAAATCTGAGCCTGTAGCAGTTTCTGGTCCATACCACCACCCAGTGAATGGTAGTACTGGTGGTATGTTTCACAGCCACACAAAAGCTCCAGAAAATCTTTTGCCTTATAAAGTTGATGCAACTTATGGAGCAATTGCTGACGGGTTGACTGTAAAGACATCATCAGCTCTGCCTACAGGTATCCGAAAAAGTCCAGTAAGTCGACCTGTTAGGCACCTTGGTCCACCACCTGGTTTTAGCCGCATTCCTCCCAAAAATGCGAATGAATCAATTTATAGTTCAGATTCAATGAGTGAGAGTCTAGTGATGGATGATTACAGCTGGTTGGATGGATATCAGATGCCATCTTCAACAAAAGCAAATGGGCTCAATGATTATGTTAGTTATTCATCTCAATACAATCCCCATCGCTTCACAAACAGCAACAGCTTAAGTGGAACAGTGAACTTCCCCTTTCCTGGTAAACAGGGTCCACCCATGCAACTACCAGGGGAAACCCAGAAAAGCTGGCAAGATATCCAGAGGCTTGATGACCTCAAGCTACACCATGAAATGCAGCTGCAGCAACAGCAACAACTTGTAAATGGAAATCAGAACTTGAATCCACAGCCTGAGCAATATCAAGGACAGTCTCTCTGGACGGGCCACCATTTTGTGTGA